The stretch of DNA gggggattagaaaaaaatttaataaagaagagaaagaCAATAAATTACTCTTCAGTGTCTAAACTAATTTTGTGTGATCGCTTTTTCGTTCACCTTGACATTGTGTTCAAACTTTCATAACTGACTGAAGGGAGATCTCAAAAAGGAACTTTGTGAAAATGATGTCCCTAAAGCAGTGGCTAGCAATGCTAGCATTCTACGTGTCTTACCTATTTTTTGGTGCCAGTGTTTTCTACACGTTGGAGCAGGAGTTGGAAACAGAGCGGCGCGTTCAAGCTCTTCAAGATCGTATCGATGTCAATGGTATTGATTGATTCCTCTAACAAAGTGATTAGAGTGCAAGATTTGTCGCATTTTGATTGAccttatttgattttattcatttcatatCGCAAATTGCGATAAGAAAGACCACCTTAATCCCATTTCGCGAAGTACGCATTGTAGGTATTAGATTTTGCGATAATTCTCAGGAAATATCCAGATTTCTTACCCTGTGCAGTACTGTGTTGCTCCTCATTAAACctcatacaatttatttttcttcatcatgcGCAGCAatgtggagtttttttttgttatgatCGCTGCAAAATACATAATTGCATGAGGTTTAATAGTCAACCTTCgactaaattgaaaatataattctttagagtttttttctccctcaacGCACTTAATTTCGCAGGAGAATTCTtcatctataattttttttaaaatatatttccttcAGAACTCCTCGTAGAATATTTAGCGCCCTACAATCGAACACTTCAGCATGAGCTTTTGGAAAAGATTTCCGTATACTGTGAGAAACCAGTGACGAATTACACAGAAGATAAATACCTGGATCCCTACGTATGGACATTCTATCACTCGTTCTACTTTGTTTTCACGGTTATCTCCACTGTTGGTATGTCTAAATTTATCCCCAACTACAAatttatagtaaaaaaaaatttctaattctGGAAACTGTGCTTTCTTCAAATCTTACTTAATAcgtattaagaaaatttactaTACATGAACGTCGTAACTTTATATACATTATAGagaatacaataaaataataaatcttaacGTCATGCTTCAAACACAAAACGATAAGGTGATAAGGTAATGAATAAATAGATAGTATCACATACTTAAGCTCCCCTAGTATTCTTGTCTGGGGAAAGTAAAGGAAGTATAAGCATCAGTTTGTCTTTTATTAGTCTTTTGATAGTTGTacctgaaaattattaaaaggaaAGTGAATTATgttgctcaaaaaaaaaagaacaaaacttttgaacaaaaatatttttttcaattctgtGTAGTCCTTAACTCTCCATAGACCATGAAGGGTTTTTGTGACAGACCCAAGAGGTAGATCTTTGGGAAATGACTTAActtattagctgtgtttctttcagacacagctttttttccttggttttctatttctttctGGGAAAATACTcccaatttatatttaaatataaattctctaattcatctcaaaaagaaagtaattaaaaaaatttttttttgaaaattatgtacaaaaatgtttttgaaaatattcttttacaaaatagtttttttttcaatgaaatcgACAAAAAACTTGGAGTAGGTATAccaaaaagttaattaaaccTTTGGCACATGAATTTgcttaatttgcataaaagacTTTGGGCTCCTGGATCGATCATATACCCCAGATTTTGCAGTCATGGCTGGCGgaagattaattaattgattcacATTCCTTTCGGAACtactttttcccatttttttcaaaagtgtagagtttttaatttttttttggatcacaacaaaaaaaaatcttttagttccctttacaaattgattttatttatttattaatttattcaaatttctgCGCATTGTAAATATTCTAGCGTTAGCTCGAGCATTGGTataataaatgcaaattatttgCGTATACACAATATTCATCTATCATGCATTATTATGATGATGCGCAATTTATAACATGTTTATCACacagaatttattattgaattattttagtatagaatcaaaatttttagatattgaaaaataactaacaaacaacaaattaataaaaaagaatatgaaTCCTTCTTTTTTAGGATATGGAAATATATCTCCCAACAGCACTTTTGGAAGAATGTTTATGATCTTCTATGCTATCATTGGTCTTCCTATCAATGTGATTACGCTTGCGACTCTTGGaaatttctttgggaaaacGGTGAGTTCTGCAgtggaattttatcaatttccctgaagataatttaatgtttgataaataatttgcCATTGCAGTTTAGTAAACTCCACAATCGCTACAAGCAATACAAGAAATCAACAAATAAGCACTATGTGGCAATGAAATTGAGTTTAATCGCTCAGGTTACGCTCTATCTTATACCGGGAAtgctaatatttatttttctgccGGCATGCCTCTTCACGTACTTCGAAGATTGGCCCTACTCCGTCAGCGTCTACTATGCCTTTGTTACATTGACCACCATTGGGTTTGGTGACTATGCATGTACATTTCAACCCTATCAAGAGAGGGtgtttggaatttattttattctgtatGAAGTCTTCGTGATATTCTGGTTTGTCTTTGGCCTCGGCTACGTCTTGATGATCATGGGATTCCTCGTAaagtgagaatttttccacattttcccgTGTGCCGTGCTAATCGCTCGGGAGGagctaattgaatttatttttgcattttcaaggGCTTACCAGAGTCGGCGAGTGAAGCAACTGGAGCACAAACTTGCTCTCAGTCTCAAAGAAACACAGAGTCGTGTTTGGAATGGGGTGACGAAAGATATAGGCTTTTTGAGGAAGATGTTGAATGAGTTACACATGCTGAATTTCAAAGTAATATATTTTAGATTTCCACTCAAGTTTCCCGCCAATTTTCTTGCGCTTTCGCTTGAATGTAGGCAATATTTGGGGGAGACATATTAACCCTttagtaataaatttttgtgcattctcattttttttcttttagccgGTGTATTCAGAACCAACGGATAAATTCCTTCAATTTAATATGAATCGCTCGGAATCCTGCCCAGAGCTAACAATGTACCGCCCAGATTCTCCGTCTATTATCTGCAGGAAACGCGCTATGAGCGAGAGTCAGTATACAAAGGTGGAAGAGATGTTCAACACCCAGAGTACCACGACACTCAATAGGACACAATCAGATACAGATTTGGCGAAGATTGATAGAAAGAGAACATTTGAAGGCGTGAAATCAGCCAATCAGACTGGAGAGCTACTGGCACAACTAGTAACAGCACTGGGACAGTACAGGGATCCTGATGATGATCGGCACAGTCTCCATGAAATGGGAGGAGGAATTCACGGGTTCTCAGACAATGAGATTCTAGCAAGTGAGCGCACATGGTCTGGATGGTCTCTACCTACTTCTGAACGAAGTATGAGTATATCGGGACCATCAGCACATCCCAGAAGAAATAGAACAGCATCAGAGGTTGCTACACAATTCTACACGAAAACCTCTGATGAGAATTACGAGTGGACGTGGAGCAATAACAGCGATCCGCGAATTCTTCGTCTCAGATCGGGATCCCAGAAGAATGATTTGTACAAAAGATCATTCGGGATAGAGAAGAAAGCAATGGAATTGCCAAATAGCCTGGCTATTACGATGCCAATCGACATTCCACCATCAGCTACGAATAAATCACTTTTGGGTCGTTTTAAGAATTTCCGCAAGAGAGCTATGAGTTTTGCAGCTGGATCCGATTGGACTGGAGATGATCCTGAAGCTGCCAGAGATCAGTACACCGTGCCTTTTGAGAGGAGTACACCGATGAGTACTTTCCTCAATACAGCAGCCAGTCGTCGACCAAGCAATTTCACATCGGCTCTTCCTGGGAAGGATGCGGATTCAAATGTACTCGAGAGGACAACAATTGCTGACCTCATAAGAGCATTGGAAGTTATACACACAAAGGCGGCTCTATCAGATTTGGAAACACCACCACCAGTTCGGCATAAATTCGAACCTGCTACACCACCCAAAATTCCATCATTGATGACTATTTTCCAGCGAAACGCTTCCATTGACAACAGTGACTCAATATCATCCATTCGATCCGATCGACGACGCGGATCCTTGCGACCAACGCTGTACAGTCGCCCACGTCGTCAGTCCGAGGCAATGATCTCAGAAATACGCCCTCCACCCTATAATTCCATCGATTCACCCCAGCCCATTAGACGCCGCTTTAGTGTCCGTCCATCTGCACTCAGCGTACCTCCTGGTCAGGCACCACCAATCAGCAATGCCTCCTCTTCTTCCTCCATCCACAACCCACCTGTGGCGCGAAAAATCTCCATTAGACCAAGTCCTCTGGCGCGGCAGCAATCAACTCAGTCTGAAGCTGGACCTATACCCAAACCCAGTTCCATTTGGCGTTCTGCCGTAACGTCGCGCCTTGGCACGTCTCGCCACGCAAGTCTCACGAGTCTCAcggaaaggaagaaaagtgaGGCCACAGATCCAAAATAGTCAAATTGTTAGGTAAAAAGAAAGACAAGAAGGTAGTAATCCTCGAACATGCTCAaagatttgtataaaaataagatgaaatatatattatttgaaaatgtctatgtacaattttatttatttctcatttaattatacatatagctatattcatttattattttttatttcttattttatctATTAGAAATTGAACAAACTTTTCCTATTGGCCAATGTCTTACATAATATATGCAAAAATTGGAAGTATTTCTAAAAAGTAtgtattcattttattcacaaatagAGTAGGTACAGTACGAAAAATATTggcacatttttttaaagacaatcTGTGTTATGATTATACTGCATTTTGCTTATTGGATTTTCCGGGATTTTCATTGTGTTGTAATTCAGCatattcttcaataattttccgTTTAATGTTACTAAATTTGTCTCCAAggcagtttttcttttttttacttaagaatttaattacaactgaccaaaatttatttttttgtccgTTACAATTTctgatcaaattaatttaatatgccAATATTTTCGCTACTCGAttatttatacataatataaatatttagataCTGATCTTACGACTATATAATAATAGGTGTATGCATTGCTAAGATAtcaatttagcaaaaatagtagaaaaatattatgtaggtataatttgaattaattttatacagAATAGTGGAATGAGAAAACTAATAAGAATGATGATCCTGCATCGATCAGTGGAATTACTAACGAAGGGGGAAACGTATAAAAAGTTGATAATAATGTGATACATCAGTCTCATATTGTATTACTGCGTGAACTAAATATCGCGTCTTATAAACTACCTAtacttttgctaaaaaaaagtgaatgagaTAGGAAAAAATGCTCCAATATcg from Lutzomyia longipalpis isolate SR_M1_2022 chromosome 1, ASM2433408v1 encodes:
- the LOC129797206 gene encoding open rectifier potassium channel protein 1 gives rise to the protein MMSLKQWLAMLAFYVSYLFFGASVFYTLEQELETERRVQALQDRIDVNELLVEYLAPYNRTLQHELLEKISVYCEKPVTNYTEDKYLDPYVWTFYHSFYFVFTVISTVGYGNISPNSTFGRMFMIFYAIIGLPINVITLATLGNFFGKTFSKLHNRYKQYKKSTNKHYVAMKLSLIAQVTLYLIPGMLIFIFLPACLFTYFEDWPYSVSVYYAFVTLTTIGFGDYACTFQPYQERVFGIYFILYEVFVIFWFVFGLGYVLMIMGFLVKAYQSRRVKQLEHKLALSLKETQSRVWNGVTKDIGFLRKMLNELHMLNFKPVYSEPTDKFLQFNMNRSESCPELTMYRPDSPSIICRKRAMSESQYTKVEEMFNTQSTTTLNRTQSDTDLAKIDRKRTFEGVKSANQTGELLAQLVTALGQYRDPDDDRHSLHEMGGGIHGFSDNEILASERTWSGWSLPTSERSMSISGPSAHPRRNRTASEVATQFYTKTSDENYEWTWSNNSDPRILRLRSGSQKNDLYKRSFGIEKKAMELPNSLAITMPIDIPPSATNKSLLGRFKNFRKRAMSFAAGSDWTGDDPEAARDQYTVPFERSTPMSTFLNTAASRRPSNFTSALPGKDADSNVLERTTIADLIRALEVIHTKAALSDLETPPPVRHKFEPATPPKIPSLMTIFQRNASIDNSDSISSIRSDRRRGSLRPTLYSRPRRQSEAMISEIRPPPYNSIDSPQPIRRRFSVRPSALSVPPGQAPPISNASSSSSIHNPPVARKISIRPSPLARQQSTQSEAGPIPKPSSIWRSAVTSRLGTSRHASLTSLTERKKSEATDPK